One Streptomyces sp. SAI-135 DNA segment encodes these proteins:
- a CDS encoding ROK family transcriptional regulator, whose protein sequence is MRPTPRAETFPANTPAASQVFTTVLSQGPLPRLEVARRVGLSPAAVTKAVRPLLEAGYLVEGVDEGARPALGRPANLVRVDGGRALFIGVKVTGDEIIAVLTDLCCRIREARHLPLPDREPRTVLAGISDLVQRLMAEADGTTAAVQGLGIAVSGDVDRGEGTVRYSPFLQWRDVPLAELAAMTTGLPVTVDNDVRALTVAEQWFGAGVGLSDFAVVTVGAGIGCGLVVHGRVVAGAHGVAGEIGHVTVDPSGPLCHCGNRGCVEAIAGEAAILRQVREATGAELPDAEAALALAREGVAGARDVYARAGEAIGRGIATVANLLGPERVIISGEGLAAHDLFAEQIRDAFVAAAFGSAAQCDVRTHPLPFDEWARGAAATAIQSFIGPDTSR, encoded by the coding sequence ATGCGCCCCACCCCTCGCGCCGAGACCTTCCCCGCCAACACACCCGCCGCCTCACAGGTGTTCACCACCGTGCTGTCCCAGGGCCCCCTGCCCCGCCTGGAGGTGGCCCGGCGCGTGGGCCTGTCCCCGGCCGCCGTCACCAAGGCGGTCCGCCCGCTGCTCGAGGCCGGATACCTGGTGGAGGGTGTGGACGAGGGCGCCCGTCCGGCGCTCGGCCGACCCGCGAACCTCGTGCGCGTCGACGGGGGACGGGCCCTGTTCATCGGCGTCAAGGTCACCGGCGACGAGATCATCGCGGTCCTCACCGACCTGTGCTGCCGTATCCGCGAGGCCCGGCACCTGCCGCTGCCCGACCGTGAACCCCGGACCGTGCTCGCGGGCATCTCGGACCTCGTCCAGCGGCTGATGGCCGAGGCGGACGGCACCACGGCCGCGGTCCAGGGCCTCGGCATCGCGGTCTCCGGAGACGTCGACCGGGGCGAGGGCACGGTCCGGTATTCGCCGTTCCTTCAGTGGCGCGACGTACCGCTCGCCGAACTCGCCGCCATGACCACGGGGTTGCCGGTCACCGTCGACAACGACGTACGCGCCCTGACGGTCGCCGAGCAGTGGTTCGGCGCCGGGGTGGGCCTGTCCGACTTCGCCGTGGTCACCGTCGGCGCCGGCATCGGCTGCGGCCTGGTGGTGCACGGCCGGGTGGTGGCCGGGGCGCACGGCGTGGCCGGGGAGATCGGCCACGTGACCGTCGATCCCTCCGGCCCGCTCTGCCACTGCGGCAACCGCGGCTGCGTCGAGGCCATCGCCGGGGAGGCCGCGATCCTCCGGCAGGTCCGCGAGGCCACCGGCGCCGAACTCCCCGACGCCGAGGCGGCCCTGGCCCTGGCCCGCGAAGGCGTCGCAGGCGCCCGGGACGTCTACGCGCGCGCCGGCGAGGCCATCGGCCGGGGCATCGCCACCGTCGCCAACCTCCTCGGCCCCGAACGCGTGATCATCTCCGGCGAGGGACTCGCCGCCCACGACCTGTTCGCCGAGCAGATCCGTGACGCCTTCGTCGCGGCCGCGTTCGGCTCCGCCGCCCAGTGCGACGTCCGCACCCACCCGCTGCCCTTCGACGAGTGGGCCCGCGGCGCCGCCGCCACCGCCATCCAGTCCTTCATCGGCCCGGACACGAGCCGATAG
- a CDS encoding serine hydrolase domain-containing protein — protein sequence MASARVRVGAVAGAVLLPLLAVPAHADSPTAPAVDLAGVRGVLRSAQAQGAPGSMARIDDGGTVYRAAVGVADRGSGRAMNDADRFRIGSVTKTFTAVVLLQLVDERKLSLDAPVDRYLPGLLPDDRITVRHVLGHRSGLYDYTNDMFARTVPGFEAVRKKVYTPRELVKLSLARPRTSAPGAVYSYSNTNFVVAGMLIEKLTGNPVRTEYENRIIGPLKLSDTFYVHPTMTIPGRHARGYLTPDQAGAPLVDATEQTVSWAQSAGALISSTRDLNTFLSALLGGRLTSAAQLAQMERWLPSTGSGQAYGLGLRRRDLSCGISVYGHTGAVQGFYTYAFASKDGGRALAAVANTSNNGTVLNTMLRTLDSAFCGKTLKAVRAPRGKAPVERHEDMAPGLTLN from the coding sequence ATGGCATCAGCACGAGTGAGGGTCGGGGCGGTGGCGGGAGCGGTCCTGCTGCCCCTTCTCGCGGTCCCCGCCCACGCCGACTCGCCCACCGCGCCCGCGGTGGATCTCGCAGGTGTGCGCGGCGTGCTGCGTTCCGCGCAGGCGCAGGGCGCACCGGGGTCCATGGCCAGGATCGACGACGGGGGCACGGTGTACCGGGCCGCGGTGGGCGTCGCGGACCGAGGGAGCGGGCGGGCGATGAACGACGCCGACCGGTTCCGCATCGGCAGCGTCACCAAGACCTTCACCGCAGTCGTACTGCTCCAACTGGTCGACGAGAGGAAGCTGAGTCTCGACGCGCCCGTCGACCGGTACCTGCCCGGACTGCTCCCGGACGACCGGATCACGGTGCGGCACGTCCTGGGCCACCGCAGCGGCCTGTACGACTACACCAACGACATGTTCGCCAGGACCGTCCCGGGGTTCGAGGCGGTCCGCAAGAAGGTCTACACGCCCCGGGAGTTGGTGAAGCTCTCGCTCGCCCGTCCGCGCACGAGCGCGCCGGGCGCGGTGTACTCGTACTCCAACACCAACTTCGTCGTCGCCGGGATGCTCATCGAGAAGCTGACCGGGAACCCGGTGCGGACCGAGTACGAGAACCGGATCATCGGGCCGCTGAAGCTGAGCGACACCTTCTATGTGCACCCCACCATGACGATCCCCGGCCGGCACGCCCGCGGCTATCTCACCCCGGACCAGGCGGGCGCCCCCCTCGTCGACGCGACCGAGCAGACCGTGTCGTGGGCGCAGAGCGCGGGCGCGCTCATCTCCAGCACCCGGGACCTGAACACCTTCCTGTCCGCTCTGCTCGGCGGCCGGCTCACCTCGGCGGCGCAGCTGGCGCAGATGGAGCGGTGGCTGCCGTCGACGGGGAGCGGTCAGGCGTACGGACTCGGACTGCGCCGTCGCGATCTGTCGTGCGGGATCTCGGTGTACGGCCACACCGGCGCCGTACAGGGGTTCTACACCTACGCGTTCGCCTCCAAGGACGGCGGACGTGCTCTCGCCGCGGTCGCGAACACGTCCAACAACGGCACGGTCCTCAACACGATGCTGCGCACCCTGGACTCCGCGTTCTGCGGAAAGACCCTCAAGGCGGTCAGGGCTCCGCGCGGCAAGGCACCGGTCGAGCGGCACGAGGACATGGCGCCGGGGCTCACGCTGAACTGA
- a CDS encoding CAP domain-containing protein: protein MSELVPGGNLPLPEGAVTVRVPGPFDVCALVTDESGTVRGDADFVFYNQPSAPGARLSGDTLTVDPRRLRAGATRVTVVVTAADPGTPLGLLPAPVLQVTDAGGRPLARFAPPRPRQETVLLLAELYRRGDSWKVRALGQGYADGLAGLARDFGVDVMADTPTTAAPSASSTTGVPSAAPPTRVPSASPTAGPPFTSPTAVGASAAPASAFPAARAPSPTARPAPAFPSPAPSPEAAAFVSLVNSARSRVGSPPVTFDARLGEAARLHASAMATAGRLGVEGADGVSVFQRLTATGYAYLTVGEHLVSGPRNASELVEYCLRAEQPRRTLHDPAVCHVGLAHASKGRSGDTYWTALWASPLTPAALARTADEVVGLTNRERARAGLPALAVDPLLGRAAQAYSTDMAARAFYSHTSPEGTRPWDRAAAAGSGRRSIGENIACGQRSAAEVVEGWMNSPGHRANILRPGFTHIGIGFAGGGPAGTYWTQLFGA from the coding sequence ATGAGCGAGTTGGTCCCCGGGGGCAATCTGCCCCTCCCCGAAGGGGCCGTCACCGTGCGGGTGCCCGGCCCCTTCGACGTGTGCGCGCTCGTCACCGACGAGAGCGGCACGGTGCGGGGCGACGCGGACTTCGTGTTCTACAACCAGCCCTCCGCTCCCGGGGCCCGACTCTCCGGTGACACGTTGACCGTGGATCCCCGGCGGCTGCGCGCGGGCGCCACCAGGGTCACGGTGGTCGTCACCGCGGCCGATCCCGGCACTCCCCTGGGCCTGCTGCCCGCCCCGGTCCTCCAGGTCACGGATGCGGGCGGCCGGCCGCTGGCCCGGTTCGCGCCACCGCGGCCACGGCAGGAGACCGTGCTGCTGCTCGCGGAGCTCTACCGGCGCGGCGACAGCTGGAAGGTGCGGGCCCTCGGGCAGGGGTACGCGGACGGACTGGCGGGGCTGGCACGGGACTTCGGGGTGGACGTCATGGCGGACACCCCGACGACCGCGGCGCCCTCCGCATCCTCGACGACCGGAGTGCCCTCAGCAGCGCCGCCGACCCGAGTTCCCTCCGCATCCCCGACGGCCGGGCCGCCCTTCACCTCCCCGACGGCCGTGGGGGCATCCGCCGCCCCCGCTTCCGCGTTCCCGGCCGCCCGGGCCCCCTCCCCCACGGCACGCCCGGCACCGGCGTTTCCCTCGCCCGCTCCCTCCCCCGAAGCGGCCGCCTTCGTCAGCCTGGTCAACTCGGCGCGCTCCAGGGTTGGTTCACCCCCGGTCACGTTCGACGCCCGGCTCGGTGAAGCCGCCCGCCTCCACGCCTCGGCCATGGCCACCGCGGGCCGTCTCGGTGTCGAGGGCGCCGACGGCGTGTCCGTCTTCCAGCGGCTCACCGCCACCGGGTACGCGTATCTCACCGTCGGCGAGCACCTCGTCTCCGGCCCGCGCAACGCGTCCGAGCTCGTCGAGTACTGCCTGCGCGCCGAGCAGCCCCGGCGGACCCTGCACGACCCGGCCGTCTGTCACGTCGGCCTGGCTCACGCAAGCAAGGGCCGCTCCGGCGACACGTACTGGACGGCGCTGTGGGCGAGCCCGCTCACGCCCGCCGCCCTCGCCCGGACCGCCGACGAGGTCGTCGGCCTCACCAACCGTGAGCGCGCCCGGGCCGGCCTGCCGGCGCTCGCCGTCGACCCGCTCCTGGGCCGTGCGGCGCAGGCGTACAGCACCGACATGGCGGCCCGCGCCTTCTACTCCCACACCTCACCCGAGGGCACCCGGCCCTGGGACCGGGCGGCCGCCGCGGGCTCCGGCCGCCGTTCGATCGGAGAGAACATCGCGTGCGGCCAGCGCTCGGCCGCCGAGGTCGTGGAGGGCTGGATGAACAGCCCAGGCCATCGCGCCAACATCCTCAGGCCGGGCTTCACCCACATCGGGATCGGGTTCGCGGGCGGCGGCCCGGCGGGCACCTACTGGACCCAGCTCTTCGGCGCCTGA
- a CDS encoding AIM24 family protein, whose protein sequence is MKGDLFSSEHMVQPATAPGMTVENAKCIRYAVHGEMLARQGAMVAYRGNLQFERKGQGVGGMLKRAVTGEGLPLMAVRGQGEAWFAHEAQNCFIVDVEPGDEFTVNGRNVLCFDASLAYRISTVKGAGIAGGGLFNSVFTGHGRLGLVCEGNPLVIPVSPEYPVYVDTDAVVGWTAGLGTSLHRSQSIGSMLRGGSGEAVQLMLQGNGYVVVRPSEATPQKAQQH, encoded by the coding sequence ATGAAGGGTGACCTCTTTTCCAGTGAGCACATGGTGCAGCCGGCCACCGCGCCGGGCATGACGGTCGAGAACGCCAAGTGCATCAGGTACGCGGTGCACGGCGAGATGCTCGCCCGCCAGGGGGCGATGGTCGCCTACCGCGGCAATCTCCAGTTCGAGCGCAAGGGCCAGGGCGTGGGCGGCATGCTCAAGCGGGCCGTCACCGGGGAGGGGCTGCCGTTGATGGCGGTGCGCGGGCAGGGCGAGGCCTGGTTCGCGCACGAGGCCCAGAACTGTTTCATCGTCGACGTGGAGCCGGGCGACGAGTTCACGGTCAACGGCCGCAACGTCCTGTGCTTCGACGCCTCGCTGGCCTACCGCATCTCGACCGTGAAGGGCGCCGGCATCGCGGGCGGCGGCCTGTTCAACAGCGTCTTCACGGGCCACGGCAGGCTCGGTCTCGTCTGCGAGGGCAACCCGCTGGTGATCCCCGTCTCGCCGGAGTACCCGGTGTACGTCGACACGGACGCGGTCGTCGGCTGGACCGCGGGCCTGGGCACCTCGCTGCACCGCTCGCAGTCCATCGGGTCGATGCTGCGCGGCGGTTCCGGGGAGGCCGTCCAGCTGATGCTCCAGGGCAACGGGTACGTCGTGGTACGGCCGAGCGAGGCGACCCCGCAGAAGGCGCAGCAGCACTGA
- a CDS encoding tetratricopeptide repeat protein, protein MYGKAFAPEYQGALTALSVNSSLDDVLAAGTAQLRAAERAGRHGEAARSGLAVAEAQRRLGKVADADRTWKASYRAARRAGDTAGMAWALWSGGTLARQRGRFALARRLLGLAAELGERGGDVVVRGYSLAGLAETGRIQGDYEAVGRLHEQLLAEARRRGEARHTVWALSGIAQMHRNTGSYDTAFAMFEEAARIAEAADDHRGHAWALRGLADLASVRDGDTERALALLSEAEVTCREMNLSSALAYNHKMRGNVLYRAGRCAEARDLYERALAEFRAMSEPRGEALARLGLAKALARLGRDRAETAAELADLARVLERTGLRHAREMVARAQEEFGVATEAVL, encoded by the coding sequence ATGTACGGCAAGGCATTCGCCCCGGAGTACCAGGGCGCGCTCACCGCCCTCTCCGTGAACTCCTCGCTCGACGACGTCCTGGCCGCCGGCACCGCCCAGTTGAGGGCGGCCGAGCGGGCCGGACGGCACGGGGAGGCGGCGCGCTCGGGGCTCGCGGTCGCCGAGGCGCAGCGCCGGCTCGGCAAGGTCGCCGACGCCGACCGGACCTGGAAGGCGAGTTACCGGGCCGCCCGTCGGGCGGGGGACACCGCGGGCATGGCCTGGGCGCTGTGGAGCGGCGGCACCCTGGCCCGGCAGCGGGGCCGATTCGCCCTGGCCCGGCGGCTGTTGGGGCTCGCGGCCGAGCTCGGCGAGCGTGGCGGGGACGTCGTCGTGCGCGGTTACTCGCTGGCGGGTCTCGCCGAGACCGGGCGCATCCAGGGCGACTACGAGGCCGTGGGCCGGCTGCACGAGCAGTTGCTGGCCGAGGCCAGGCGGCGCGGCGAGGCACGGCACACGGTGTGGGCGCTGTCCGGCATCGCGCAGATGCACCGCAACACCGGGTCCTACGACACCGCGTTCGCCATGTTCGAGGAGGCGGCCCGGATCGCCGAGGCCGCCGACGACCACCGCGGTCACGCCTGGGCGCTGCGCGGGCTCGCCGATCTCGCCTCCGTGCGCGACGGCGACACCGAGCGGGCCCTCGCCCTGCTGTCCGAGGCGGAGGTGACGTGCCGGGAGATGAACCTGTCCAGCGCGCTGGCCTACAACCACAAGATGCGCGGCAACGTCCTGTACCGGGCCGGGCGTTGCGCCGAGGCCCGCGACCTGTACGAGCGGGCGCTCGCCGAGTTCCGTGCCATGAGCGAACCGCGCGGTGAGGCCCTGGCGCGGCTCGGGCTCGCCAAGGCGCTGGCCCGCCTCGGCCGCGACCGTGCCGAGACCGCGGCCGAACTGGCCGATCTGGCACGCGTGCTGGAGCGGACCGGGCTGCGGCACGCCCGCGAGATGGTGGCCCGGGCCCAGGAGGAGTTCGGCGTGGCCACGGAGGCGGTGCTGTGA
- a CDS encoding polyprenyl synthetase family protein codes for MTTVAPPEVLTRCRALVRPALQEAVGTLHPWVGEMAAYAFGWCEVGGAPATASGGKGVRQALAVLAAEGAGAPGRAGVPAAVAVELVHVFSLLHDDIMDDDPARRGRATVWKAYGTGPAVLAGDALFALAVETLAGAGSGALRLLSAALSGLVRGQADDLLFATRPWTGPERVRPDEYRAMAEHKTGALLGCAAALGALLGGAPPSRVAALDRAGRHLGVAFQIVDDVLGIWGDPQVTGKPVHGDLRERKKTFPVLCALDAPTPEAARLARLLESDGAPQETAALIEECGGRAAALAEARRHLASAGTAHELRPLLDYLVRRDL; via the coding sequence GTGACGACGGTCGCCCCTCCCGAAGTCCTCACCCGGTGCCGCGCGTTGGTGCGCCCCGCACTCCAGGAGGCCGTCGGCACACTGCACCCCTGGGTGGGCGAGATGGCCGCCTACGCCTTCGGCTGGTGCGAGGTCGGCGGCGCTCCGGCCACGGCGTCCGGCGGCAAGGGGGTGCGGCAGGCGCTCGCCGTGCTGGCGGCCGAGGGGGCCGGCGCCCCCGGGCGGGCCGGGGTGCCCGCGGCGGTCGCGGTCGAGCTGGTGCATGTCTTCTCCCTGCTCCACGACGACATCATGGACGACGACCCGGCTCGGCGCGGCCGGGCCACGGTGTGGAAGGCCTACGGCACCGGACCCGCCGTGCTCGCGGGCGACGCCCTGTTCGCCCTCGCCGTCGAGACGCTGGCCGGCGCCGGCTCCGGCGCCCTGCGGCTGCTGTCCGCGGCCCTGTCCGGCCTGGTGCGCGGCCAGGCGGACGACCTCCTGTTCGCGACCCGCCCCTGGACGGGTCCGGAGCGGGTGCGGCCCGACGAGTACCGGGCCATGGCCGAGCACAAGACCGGGGCACTGCTGGGCTGCGCGGCCGCACTGGGCGCTCTGCTCGGCGGGGCGCCGCCGAGCAGGGTGGCCGCGCTGGACCGGGCGGGACGGCACCTGGGCGTCGCGTTCCAGATCGTCGACGACGTCCTGGGCATCTGGGGCGACCCGCAGGTCACGGGCAAACCGGTGCACGGCGATCTACGGGAACGGAAGAAGACGTTCCCGGTGCTCTGCGCGCTCGACGCGCCAACTCCCGAGGCGGCGCGCCTGGCGCGGCTCCTGGAGTCGGACGGGGCCCCGCAGGAGACGGCGGCCCTGATCGAGGAGTGCGGCGGCAGAGCGGCCGCCCTCGCCGAGGCCCGCCGTCACCTGGCGTCCGCGGGGACGGCCCACGAGCTGCGGCCCTTGCTGGACTACCTCGTGCGGCGCGATCTCTGA
- a CDS encoding threonine/serine dehydratase — protein MIGITDIERQAGLIAGHVVRTPTLPSPGLSALLGAPVTVKLELLQRTGSFKARGATAKLLSLSEAERAAGVVAVSGGNHGIALAHMAAALDVKATVVMPRSAPARSVEIVEATGASLRLTDDMDGAFSLVNRLRDEGLTLVHPFDDPVVIAGQGTVGTEFAEDAGELTDVLVSVGGGGLIAGVAAALRARRPGVRVWGVETEGAEAMSRALAAGGPVPVPLSSVVSTLSAPSVSQLTYDHVAALVTEVLVVPDREAVRGCLDLADHAKVWGEPAAGCLLPAARTVLERVGDGCRLGLVVCGGNATTADVMDWAGRFGLR, from the coding sequence TTGATCGGGATCACGGACATCGAGCGGCAGGCCGGGCTGATCGCCGGCCACGTCGTGCGCACACCGACCCTGCCCAGCCCCGGTCTGTCCGCGCTCCTGGGTGCTCCCGTCACCGTCAAGCTCGAACTGCTCCAGCGCACCGGCTCGTTCAAGGCGCGCGGGGCGACGGCCAAGCTGCTGTCGCTGAGCGAGGCGGAGCGGGCGGCCGGGGTCGTGGCGGTCAGCGGCGGCAACCACGGGATCGCCCTCGCACACATGGCGGCGGCCCTCGACGTCAAGGCGACGGTGGTCATGCCGCGCTCGGCGCCCGCCCGGTCCGTGGAGATCGTCGAGGCGACCGGGGCCTCGCTGCGGCTGACGGACGACATGGACGGCGCCTTCTCCCTCGTGAACCGGCTGCGGGACGAGGGGCTGACGCTGGTCCACCCCTTCGACGACCCCGTGGTGATCGCGGGGCAGGGGACGGTCGGAACGGAGTTCGCCGAGGACGCGGGCGAGCTCACCGACGTCCTCGTCAGCGTCGGGGGCGGCGGCCTGATCGCCGGGGTGGCGGCGGCCCTGCGGGCGCGGCGGCCCGGTGTGAGGGTCTGGGGTGTGGAGACCGAGGGCGCCGAGGCCATGAGCCGGGCGCTCGCCGCGGGCGGGCCGGTGCCGGTCCCGCTGTCCTCCGTCGTGTCCACCCTGAGCGCCCCGTCCGTCTCACAGCTCACCTACGACCACGTGGCGGCCCTGGTCACCGAGGTCCTCGTGGTCCCGGACCGCGAGGCGGTACGGGGCTGCCTCGACCTCGCCGACCACGCCAAGGTGTGGGGCGAGCCCGCGGCCGGATGTCTCCTGCCCGCCGCCCGGACCGTGCTGGAGCGGGTCGGCGACGGCTGCCGGCTGGGCCTCGTCGTGTGCGGCGGGAACGCCACCACCGCCGACGTCATGGACTGGGCCGGGCGGTTCGGGCTGCGCTGA
- a CDS encoding serine/threonine-protein kinase, with protein sequence MTMVKAHVSTHELVAGRYRPLDVLHRETNRTCWYGEDVSAERSCLLTEIALPAGTAEETAARTAAGVVRMSKTMRVVSPGRIAAVVDAVAQQGVLWTVTEPVDGIPLGELLARQGTFDHGRAARVGLELLEVLEAAHGEGITHGELSPGQVFVHHRGTVVVTGFGLAGATLAPRLSAPSYASPEQARDERIGPAADLWALGAILYTLVEGRPPFRDRDRPAATLKGVDRLPLRAPVRAGPLTPTVQGLLRKNSHERLSRTAVRTALLRVLDEDPGAAAPEEPAPRLRAALTAMPPGRSGRLLVAGTALAVVTVAAAVLTVTKVLPGGDSGTTGEAAAPSASASAATPAPVPPAPSPSVTAPGNRTDQSSAPPASPTPTPSPSRTAGPTAGTGLPAGYRTYHSPEGFSLALPEGWKPLETSRQDDLAYRVVFGASGDPRTLAVTYSEAVGTDPVAVWRDTVEPGLADDPGYERLGDIRATTYQGREAADMQWVEDVDGTRVRTFGRGFLIGGGRGYSLRFSAPAADWNDDANQEALDTFLSTFRVPSG encoded by the coding sequence ATGACCATGGTCAAGGCGCACGTCTCCACACACGAGTTGGTCGCCGGACGGTACCGGCCCCTGGACGTCCTGCACCGCGAGACCAACCGGACCTGCTGGTACGGCGAGGACGTCTCGGCCGAACGCTCCTGCCTGCTCACCGAGATCGCGCTGCCGGCCGGCACGGCCGAGGAGACCGCTGCGCGCACCGCCGCGGGAGTGGTCCGGATGTCCAAGACCATGCGGGTGGTGTCCCCCGGCCGGATCGCCGCGGTCGTGGACGCCGTGGCGCAGCAGGGCGTCCTGTGGACCGTCACCGAGCCGGTCGACGGCATCCCGCTGGGCGAACTCCTCGCCCGGCAGGGGACGTTCGACCACGGGCGGGCGGCCCGTGTCGGCCTGGAGCTCCTCGAGGTGCTGGAGGCGGCGCACGGCGAGGGCATCACCCACGGTGAACTCAGCCCGGGCCAGGTGTTCGTGCACCACCGGGGCACCGTCGTCGTCACCGGCTTCGGCCTGGCCGGGGCCACCCTCGCCCCGCGGCTGTCGGCACCGTCGTACGCCTCCCCCGAACAGGCCCGCGACGAGCGCATCGGGCCCGCCGCCGATCTGTGGGCGCTCGGCGCGATCCTCTACACGCTGGTCGAGGGACGTCCGCCGTTCCGCGACCGCGACCGCCCCGCGGCCACCCTCAAGGGCGTCGACCGGCTGCCGCTGCGGGCCCCGGTGCGGGCCGGACCGCTCACCCCGACCGTGCAGGGGCTGCTGCGCAAGAACTCCCACGAACGCCTCAGCCGCACGGCCGTCCGCACCGCGCTGCTGCGCGTCCTCGACGAGGACCCCGGCGCGGCCGCGCCGGAGGAGCCCGCGCCACGGCTACGCGCCGCCCTGACCGCAATGCCCCCGGGCCGCAGCGGCAGGCTGCTCGTCGCGGGGACCGCCCTGGCCGTCGTCACGGTGGCCGCGGCCGTCCTCACGGTCACCAAGGTGCTGCCCGGCGGCGACAGCGGGACCACCGGCGAGGCGGCCGCCCCCTCCGCCTCGGCCTCCGCCGCCACCCCCGCCCCGGTGCCACCGGCCCCCTCCCCGTCGGTCACCGCGCCCGGGAACCGCACCGACCAGAGCTCCGCCCCGCCCGCCTCCCCGACGCCCACCCCGAGCCCGAGCAGGACGGCCGGCCCCACCGCGGGCACGGGCCTGCCCGCCGGATACCGCACGTACCACTCCCCCGAGGGCTTCTCCCTCGCCCTCCCCGAGGGCTGGAAGCCACTGGAGACCTCACGCCAGGACGACCTGGCCTACCGCGTCGTCTTCGGGGCCTCCGGCGACCCGCGCACACTCGCCGTCACCTACAGCGAGGCCGTCGGAACGGACCCCGTGGCCGTGTGGCGCGACACCGTCGAGCCGGGGCTGGCGGACGACCCCGGCTACGAGCGCCTCGGTGACATCCGGGCCACGACCTACCAGGGCCGCGAAGCCGCCGACATGCAGTGGGTGGAGGACGTCGACGGCACCCGGGTGCGCACGTTCGGCCGGGGCTTCCTCATCGGCGGGGGCCGCGGCTACTCACTGCGCTTCTCGGCCCCCGCGGCCGACTGGAACGACGACGCGAACCAGGAGGCGCTCGACACCTTCCTGAGCACGTTCCGGGTGCCCTCAGGCTGA
- a CDS encoding serine hydrolase domain-containing protein, translating into MSSLPTSTPAAQGVDASGVAAFLDALEADPHLEPHSLMLLRHGQVVASGWWAPYAPDRPQLLYSLSKSFTATAAGFAVAEGLIRLDDPVISYFPEFEAEITDPRSRAMLVRHVASMASGHAEETLDRARALDRDELVRGFLLVPPDKDPGTVFAYNQPATYTLAAIVQRVTGERLTEYLRPRLFEPLGIGEAAWIADRRGRELGFSGLHATTDAIARLGELYLRGGVWQGERLLPESWVAEATRVQIAHETATVNGWADWQQGYGFQFWMARHGYRGDGAYGQFCVVLPEQDAVLAITSETVDMQRVLDLAWEHLLPAFGAGPLPGGGAADAALADRLARLALPPAEGKPVPAGRAEDWNTSFTPHGGTCADRPALTGIEVDPGGRVVLVDDGDRLEVRFGAGGSGWTVVDEPVPVAVSGGWTDTETLALDMAFLETPHHLLVTCSLGDRTFTARWRTQPLHGGPLRRMRAPRSA; encoded by the coding sequence ATGAGTTCCCTGCCCACGAGCACCCCCGCCGCCCAGGGCGTCGACGCGTCCGGCGTGGCGGCCTTCCTCGACGCCCTCGAAGCCGACCCGCACCTCGAACCGCACAGCCTGATGCTGCTGCGCCACGGCCAGGTCGTGGCCTCGGGCTGGTGGGCCCCGTACGCCCCGGACCGGCCCCAGCTGCTCTACTCGCTCAGCAAGAGCTTCACGGCCACGGCCGCCGGGTTCGCCGTCGCCGAGGGGCTGATCCGGCTGGACGACCCGGTGATCTCGTACTTCCCGGAGTTCGAGGCCGAGATCACCGACCCGCGCAGCCGCGCGATGCTCGTACGGCATGTGGCGTCGATGGCCAGCGGTCACGCGGAGGAGACCCTGGACCGGGCCCGCGCCCTGGACCGCGACGAACTGGTGCGGGGCTTCCTGCTGGTCCCGCCCGACAAGGACCCCGGCACCGTCTTCGCGTACAACCAGCCCGCCACCTACACCCTCGCCGCGATCGTCCAGCGGGTCACGGGCGAGAGGCTCACGGAGTACCTGCGGCCCCGGCTGTTCGAGCCGCTCGGCATCGGCGAGGCGGCCTGGATCGCCGACCGCAGGGGCCGCGAGCTCGGCTTCAGCGGGCTGCACGCCACGACCGACGCGATCGCCCGGCTCGGCGAGCTGTATCTGCGCGGCGGGGTGTGGCAGGGCGAGCGGCTGCTGCCGGAGTCGTGGGTGGCCGAGGCGACGCGGGTCCAGATCGCGCACGAGACGGCGACGGTGAACGGCTGGGCGGACTGGCAGCAGGGCTACGGCTTCCAGTTCTGGATGGCCCGGCACGGCTACCGCGGTGACGGGGCCTACGGGCAGTTCTGCGTGGTGCTGCCCGAGCAGGACGCGGTGCTCGCGATCACCTCGGAGACCGTGGACATGCAGCGGGTCCTGGACCTGGCCTGGGAGCACCTGCTGCCCGCCTTCGGCGCCGGCCCGCTGCCCGGCGGTGGCGCGGCGGACGCGGCCCTGGCCGACCGGCTGGCACGGCTCGCCCTGCCGCCCGCCGAGGGCAAGCCCGTCCCGGCCGGCCGCGCGGAGGACTGGAACACCTCCTTCACGCCCCACGGCGGTACGTGCGCCGACCGGCCGGCCCTGACCGGGATCGAGGTGGACCCGGGCGGCCGGGTGGTCCTGGTCGACGACGGCGACCGGCTGGAGGTGCGGTTCGGAGCCGGGGGGAGCGGCTGGACGGTCGTCGACGAGCCCGTGCCCGTCGCGGTGAGCGGCGGCTGGACCGACACGGAGACCCTTGCCCTCGACATGGCGTTCCTGGAGACCCCGCACCACCTGCTGGTGACGTGCTCGCTCGGGGACCGGACCTTCACCGCGCGGTGGCGGACCCAGCCCCTGCACGGCGGTCCGCTGCGGCGGATGCGGGCGCCGCGCTCAGCCTGA